The window AGTGATTTAAAAACACTTTTTAGTTTTGGACGCATTCTTAAAACAAAAGTGGCGTAAAAAATAATGGTTAGTAAGCCCAAGTGCGCAATCCAATATCTAAAAAAGTCGAAACTAGGATAACCTACTGCAATATCTGGAGTAATCACTCCTTGCGAGGTTCCTGCGATAATCCAAAACAATAGGATCTCATACATCCAGTATTTCCTATAGTATGTAAAAACAGGAATAATCAAAGCTAAAAAACTACATAAATACAAAGGTAAATCAACCGAAACAGAATAACCACCTTGGCTAATTTTATAGCTATGAAAAACAATAATAGTTAGAGAAACAAAAATACCTAAAGTTTGAAATAGGGCTTCTTTTTGCTTTTGATTCCATCTTTTAGCGTAACGAAATAAAACCACACAAAACAAAACAACAAGTACTATTGGTAGCACATGTTGTACACTACCAATAGTTACTCGCTGTATATTTATTAATAAAATAAGCAGAAAATTCATACTGCAATATAAGCAGTTTATTGCATATGTCTTTCTCTTGCTAAAAGTGTATTTTTAAGCAACATGGCAATTGTCATTGGTCCTACTCCACCTGGAACTGGTGTGATATAACTCGCTTTTTTACTTACGTTTTCAAAATCAACATCTCCTGTTATTACATAACCTTTGGCTGCAGTTTCATCTGGAACACGAGTAATACCAACATCAATAATAACAACATCATCTTTCACCATTTCTGCTTTTAAGAAATTTGGCACTCCTAATGCAGAAATAATAATATCTGCCTGACTTGTAATTTGTGTAATATTTTTAGTGTGACTATGTGTAAGGGTTACTGTAGAGTTTCCAGGAAAACCTTTTCTTCCCATTAAAATACTCATTGGTCTACCAACAATATGCGAACGACCAATTACAACAGTGTGTTTTCCTTTGGTTTCTACACCATAACGATCCATAAGTTCTAGAATACCAAAAGGAGTAGCAGGAATAAAAGTAGACATATCTAATGCCATTTTACCAAAATTCATTGGGTGAAAACCATCCACATCTTTATCTGGATTAACAGCCATTAATACTTTTTGCGTATTAATTTGTGGCGGTAGTGGTAATTGAATAATAAAACCATCCACATCACTATTGGTGTTTAATTCTTCAATTTTGTCTAATAATTCTACTTCGCTTGTAGTATTAGACATTCTTACCATTGTAGACTCAAAACCAACACGTTCGCAAGCACGAACTTTACTAGCAACATAGGTTAAACTTGCGCCATCATTACCAACTATAATTGCAGCTAAATGTGGCACCTTTTCGCCTTTAGCAACCATTTTTTTTACCTGATCGGTAATTTCGTCTTTAATGTCGTTACTTACTTTTTTTCCATCTAAGATTGTCATGTTGTTGTTTTAAATCTATCAGGTCGAACGCAGTCGATACCTAGTTTAATATCAAATTAGAAATGAGACCTCTCGACTGCGCTCGAGGTGACACATTTTATATCCAGGGTATATTTCAAACAAAAAAAACATGAAATTACTTCATGTTTTTCATTGCATTCATCATTCGTTTTCCGCCACCACCTTGCATCATCTTCATCATTTTCGACATTTGGTTGAATTGTTTTAATAGCTGATTTACTTCTTGAACCGAAGTACCAGATCCTTTACCAATTCTTTTTTTACGGCTTGCGTCTATAATAGAAGGGTTTGTTCTTTCTTTTACTGTCATAGAATGTATAATCGCCTCAATACCTTTAAAAGCATCATCATCAATATCTACATCTTTCATCATTTTTCCAGCTCCAGGAATCATTCCAATAAGGTCTTTCATGTTCCCCATTTTCTTGATTTGCTGAATTTGCTTTAAGAAATCATCAAAACCAAATTGATTTTTAGCAATTTTCTTTTGTAATTTTCTAGCTTCATCTTCATCAAACTGCTCTTGTGCTCTTTCTACAAGAGATACAACATCTCCCATTCCAAGAATACGATCTGCCATACGAGAAGGATAGAAAACATCAATTGCTTCCATTTTCTCCCCTGTACCAATAAACTTAATTGGTTTGTTTACTACAGATTTAATAGAGATTGCTGCTCCACCACGTGTATCCCCATCTAATTTGGTAAGAATAACACCATCAAAATTTAAAATATCATTGAAGGCTTTTGCTGTATTTACAGCATCTTGACCTGTCATAGAATCTACAACAAACAAAGTTTCTTGTGGTTGAATAGCTTTATGGATGTTAGATATTTCGGCCATCATGGCTTCATCTACAGCCAAACGACCAGCAGTATCAATAATTACTACATTATGTCCGTTTGCTTTTGCATGTGCAATACCTGCTTGTGCAATAGCTACAGGATCTGTATTTCCTCTATCGCTATAAACATCTACTTTGATTTGATCTCCTACCACATGTAATTGATCTACAGCTGCAGGACGATATACATCACAAGCTACCAATAAAGGTTTCTTTGTTTTTTTGGTTTTAAGATAGTTCGCAAGTTTTCCAGAAAAGGTTGTTTTACCAGAACCTTGTAATCCAGACATTAAAATAATACTTGGCGTTCCTGTTAAATTAAGACCTTCTACATCTCCTCCCATTAACTGGGTAAGTTCGTCTTTAACAATCTTCACCATTAATTGTCCTGGCTGTAAGCTTGTTAATACGTTTTGTCCAAGTGCTTTTTCTTTTACTTTATTCGTAAAATCTTTAGCAATTTTAAAGTTAACATCGGCATCTAATAACGCTCTACGTACTTCTTTTAGAGTTTCGGCAACATTAACTTCTGTAATGCTTCCATGCCCTTTTAGTACATGTAACGCTTTATCTAACTTTTCACTTAAATTATTAAACATATTTTTTTTATTTCAATAGTTGCAAAAGTAAAGAAATATTTTGTTTTTCTTTAATGGAAAAGCTTGTTTAATTGGAATTAAAGCATATTTACCACATCCTTGAAAAACAACTGTCTCTATTTTAGTTTTCACAATTAAAAATAAAAAAAAGAGACTTCTTTTAAGAAGCCTCTTTTTCATTAATAATTTACTCGTTACACTTAACTTATAAACAGGTATAACATTCCCCATCTAAATTAAATAATTCTCCTACTTCGTTTGAACTTAAAGTTCTTTTATACACTCTTAAATCATCCAGATGACCAACAAAACCTTCCCCAATAAGGTATCTATCTGAAGCTTGAGAACCAATATTTAGGCTCGAATTCTCATCGATATTTCTTTGCACTCCATCTCTATATAATCTAACGGTATTATCTGCATCTACTGTCACTACTAGATGGTGCCAATCGGTGTTTTCCCATACTACATCTACTCCGCCATTCCAGTCATTATCCCAAAGATAAAAACTTGTATTATCTGTAAACAAAGGCGTATTTAAATCATAAACACCCAATTGAAATCCTTGTGTTGCATTTCCTGGTGATCTAAAAAATAATTCTAAATCTCCAACCGCTGTATTTTGCATTTTAAACCATAAACTTATAGAAAAACTATCTCCTTGTTCCAGCTCACTGTCTGTATTTACAGGAATCTCAAAGGTGTCATTTCCGGTAAAAGCTATGGCACAAGAAGAATTTCCTGCTCTATCTTCTACAAATGTATTGGTAATATTTTCTACGTTAAAACCACTTATTAAATCGTGAGCTTCTTCTGCAAAAGGCATGTATATTACCAAATCGTTTATTAAAACTTCTGGGGTATTGCAATCTTCACAATCTTGCTCGAGCTCCATAGTAATTACATTACCTGAATTTGTTTCCTGACTAAAGATAAATGCATCTTCATCACAACCAAAAAGCAACCATTCTCCATTTAACAAATCAAAAACAGTCAATCCTTCAATGGTTAAGGTATAACCAGAACCCGATTCTAAAAGAGACCAAGAGCCAAATTCTGTTACAGCTGGTTCTCCATTAACAGTTACTTCTCCATTAGCATCAAACATTAAATAATTTTCATC is drawn from Lacinutrix sp. WUR7 and contains these coding sequences:
- a CDS encoding TIGR02206 family membrane protein, with protein sequence MNFLLILLINIQRVTIGSVQHVLPIVLVVLFCVVLFRYAKRWNQKQKEALFQTLGIFVSLTIIVFHSYKISQGGYSVSVDLPLYLCSFLALIIPVFTYYRKYWMYEILLFWIIAGTSQGVITPDIAVGYPSFDFFRYWIAHLGLLTIIFYATFVLRMRPKLKSVFKSLVAIQGYLIASFGINAFLGSNYSYLNRKPESASVLDYLPDWPYYIIVVEVALIPLFLLIYLPFYLTRKKITSQTADLYL
- a CDS encoding bifunctional 5,10-methylenetetrahydrofolate dehydrogenase/5,10-methenyltetrahydrofolate cyclohydrolase, with the protein product MTILDGKKVSNDIKDEITDQVKKMVAKGEKVPHLAAIIVGNDGASLTYVASKVRACERVGFESTMVRMSNTTSEVELLDKIEELNTNSDVDGFIIQLPLPPQINTQKVLMAVNPDKDVDGFHPMNFGKMALDMSTFIPATPFGILELMDRYGVETKGKHTVVIGRSHIVGRPMSILMGRKGFPGNSTVTLTHSHTKNITQITSQADIIISALGVPNFLKAEMVKDDVVIIDVGITRVPDETAAKGYVITGDVDFENVSKKASYITPVPGGVGPMTIAMLLKNTLLARERHMQ
- the ffh gene encoding signal recognition particle protein; amino-acid sequence: MFNNLSEKLDKALHVLKGHGSITEVNVAETLKEVRRALLDADVNFKIAKDFTNKVKEKALGQNVLTSLQPGQLMVKIVKDELTQLMGGDVEGLNLTGTPSIILMSGLQGSGKTTFSGKLANYLKTKKTKKPLLVACDVYRPAAVDQLHVVGDQIKVDVYSDRGNTDPVAIAQAGIAHAKANGHNVVIIDTAGRLAVDEAMMAEISNIHKAIQPQETLFVVDSMTGQDAVNTAKAFNDILNFDGVILTKLDGDTRGGAAISIKSVVNKPIKFIGTGEKMEAIDVFYPSRMADRILGMGDVVSLVERAQEQFDEDEARKLQKKIAKNQFGFDDFLKQIQQIKKMGNMKDLIGMIPGAGKMMKDVDIDDDAFKGIEAIIHSMTVKERTNPSIIDASRKKRIGKGSGTSVQEVNQLLKQFNQMSKMMKMMQGGGGKRMMNAMKNMK